In Gracilinanus agilis isolate LMUSP501 chromosome 1, AgileGrace, whole genome shotgun sequence, the sequence CATGACTGGAAAAGCACAAGCCCTGTCCTGGAATTCCAGTGTGTTTGTGTGAAGAAATCAGGTTGTCTGGTTAAGAGTGCCCTTCTCTAGTCATCCAGTCACTCCAGTAGGGGGGACCTAAGGACACTGCCATGCTGCCCTCCAGACATACTTGTCTTCACCTAGTTCTCGTTTACCAGACTAGATAAGGTTCACAATCTCTACCTCAATCATCCCAGTTTTAGAAGCTGCTCTAGGATAGGGAGCATTCCTAGAATCCTCAGAAtagaagaatgaggaaagaggCTAGAAAAACATACCAAGCCTTAGAAATAGTGATAATTcagagcattctttttttttttttttttttaacccttgtacttttcggtgtattgtctcataggtggaagattggtaagggtgggcaatgggggtcaagtgacttgcccagggtcacacagctgggaagtggctgaggccagatttgaacctaggacctcctgtctctaggcctgactctcactccactgagctacccagttgcccctagagcattctttagaaaaaaaaaaacaacaatatagcATTAGGAATAAATCTTCTCACCCCTTCAATATAggaatgagctccttgagaacagggctGTGCccacttttcttattttgcatttgtatcctcagcatgaTTCTTTGCAGAAGTAAATAGTCAATgacagcttccttccttcctttctttcttccttccttccttccttccttccttccttccttccttccttccttctttccgcAGCAAAGGGATGCCATGGTATGCagaatgtggagtcaggaagttcaaattcagatttcaatacttcctatctgtgggaccctgggcaagtcactccaccttTGCctgactgtttcctcatctgtaaaatgaggatactaatatCCCATGCTTCCcatgggttattgtgaggatcaaaggagacaaAATAATCAAACACTTAGCCCAAGGTCTAGCACCTAATAAGCCCTAAATAAACTATTATTTTAGCTGAACAAGAATAGCTTAATAGCTACATAAGATCCCTTGGATCCAGCGATGCTGCTTCTAGGTCTTaagtctgattttaaaaaaaaaaaaagaagaaaggacatttttgtacaaaaatattaccAGTGTGGCCAAGACTTGGAAACAGAGGTGACGCCCATCctttggggaaaggctgaataaGCTGCGGTGTGTGCTTGTGATACTGctgggctgtaagaaatgatgagtctgacaatttcagaaaaacctgggaagacttacacgAACCGACGCAAGGTGAAGGgaggagagccaggagaacaccatacacagcaacagcaataatgcAGGGTGATCACTTGGCAATGACTTAGCTcctctcagtaatgcaatgattcaAACCATTCCAAAGGATCCATTCGGCGATTCTCCAAACTCGATACTCCATCTCCCTTCTCCGCACCTTTGTCCCGGCTGTCCTCTAACCCCGGAATGCCCTGCCTCCTCATTATTTCCTCATCCTTAGGTCCTTTCGAAGCTCTGCTCTAGTGCTGCCCGACACTCATTTCATAGTTAATATTGTTCCTCCGGGACTGGATTGCTCGTTCTCATTAGCTCATTGTCCACCCGGAGTAGGTGCTTTAGCTGGGTTTTGTAAATTACAAGGAGGCTGGGGGCGGGCGGAGGGCGGGGCCTCACGGGTAAGGGCGGAGTGAGAGGGCGAGGTGGAACCACGCCTTTGTGAAACTGCGCATGCAGAGGAGACTGCGGCGGCGCAGGCGCAGATGGACCCGAATCTGCTCAAGAAGAGGCGGGGCAGGCTAGCTGTGGCACGCGCCTGCGCAGTGGTACGTGGCTGGGGGCGGGCTCTACGGCGGCGGTCGCTATGGAGCGCTACGCAGGGGGCTACGAGGAGGCAGCGGACGGCGCCCGGCAACAGGAACGGCACTACCAGCTGCTATCGGCGCTGCAGGGGCTTGTCAAGGAGCTGCCCAGGTGAGCGCGAGGGACCGACCTGCGACCCCTGACCTCACGGCCCGGACCATGCCCTTCGACCCGCCGAACTCCGGGAATCTGAAGCGTGGGACCCGGACTCCCGGAGATCTGGTGCTCCTCAATCCCGCGGGGCCCAGGGACCCCTCCCAGGCTCGGGAGTTCAGGTGTCCCCCCTCCCGCGGGGCCCCGGCTGTCAAgcctcttcctctccctgggATGGGGCTTGGGACCCGCCTCCCCCAGGGATGCGCTGTCTTCAATGGAGCGGCTGCAGCCCtggtggaggtgggggaggggacgACTACTTCTGGGGCCCTCCCCTCCAAGCATTATCCTCACGACAGCCCGGGAGCGAGGCGCTGTGACGAtccgttttacaaatgaggaaactgaggcaggcagcgctgacttgacttgcccaggtgacGCAGCTCGTGGGGGCCTGACTTCGGACCTAGGGCTCTAACAACTGTACCATCTGGTCCCTTCCATGCGCACATCACTCCCAACAACTCAGACTCGCCCGAATGGCTTTTGTGATGTCACAGAACTGGGAGATTCTGGAATGGGGGTGGAGGAGATGGGACACCTCTCAGCCTTCGAGGCACCTTTTCCATCCATTTGGCCATTTTGTTCCTGCCCCCACAGTGTGGATCAGGGCCGCCATTGGACAGAGGAGGAGATGGGGAGCCTCAGGGTTAGCTGTGCTGGAGGACCTGAGGGTGCCCAAAGCAGCCTGGGGGCCCTTTATTGGAGCCATTTCCAGCCTGGAAGGAGCCGGGGCTCTCCAACAAGGAGAAGACAGCCATTGTGTAGACTGGGCCCTCATCACCTGCCTTCCCTCTCCGACCCAGGCCCCCAGCCCCAGGGACTTTCCATGGAGCTTCTCCTTTCTCAGCCAGCAGCAGCCACTTCAGGGGGAGGGAGACCGGGATGTGAGCAGTCAATCCAGCTCTTATTTCCAGAAAGATGGTTGTTTTTATCACAGAGATTGGATTGGACTGGCCCCGCCCCCCTCAGGGCCTGACCGCCTTCTCTTGTCCCCACAGCTCTTTCCAGCAGCGCTTGTCCCACACCACCCTCAGCGACCTGGCCCTGGTGCTCATCGACGGCACTGTTTTCGAGATAGTTCAAGGATTGCTCGAAATCCAGCATCTCACAGAGAAAAGCCTTTACAACCAGCGGCTCAAACTGCAGAATGAACACCGAGGTGAGTGGCCTGCCCAGAGCCCCCGTGACAGCTGCCCTCGTGGTCTCCTCATGCCTTTGTGCCTTTCCTCGGGCCCCAACTAGGTTCATCCTGGTGCTCTCTTGGAGGGCTCATCCGCTCCCTGGGGCAGTTCTCATCTCTTCCCCCTGGCGGGCACTCAGGCCTAGGCTCCCTCTTGAGCACTGCCTGCCGCCTGGATGCTTGAGCCTCTAGACAAGTGGAAATATTTCTCCCCTCGGGTTTCCTGATGATTGTCCTGGGCACGGCCACCCCTTTTGTCACCCATGTTCATCCCCCTGGTACTGCCACCCTCAAGTCCTTCCTCTCTGCCTACGTCATAGTACAGACAGTGATGGCAGAGCAGACCATGAGATCCCCACAGCCCCAGGTTAGGTGCCCTCAATGTCTCCATTTTATTGTCGAGGAAActcaagtcaagtgacttgtccagaattacatagctagtaagtgcccaaGACTGGACTGGGCACCCTCCACTGTGGCATCACCTCTTAGCCAAGGGGTGCCCTCCACCATGGCATCAGATAGCTCCCTGCCTAGGTCAGGCTCTTTGTTCTGGCCTGGGCAACTGTCTGTGCCTCCAGCTTGGTTTCACTGCCCTCCGGGCCATCTTCCTCCTGCTATTATGTGGCCTTCCCGAAGCCCAGCTCTGACGTGCTCAGTAAACTTCTGTGGCTCCCCGTGATCTCCAGCCTCTGCTCTTTTCCTCAGGTGGCTGTTCAGAGCCCTTTGGAGCCTGGCCTCTTCCTTCCTGGGTCCCGCCCCACCATCCCCTCCATGTGGCCTGTCGGAGCCTCTCTGGCCTCCTTGCCATCCCCTCCctgctgcctctgcccctgcctAGTCTGTCCAGGGGGCCCCAGTGGCACCTGCCTTGGGCTTGAGCCAGGAAAGCTGGCTGGGGGCAAGCTCTCTGATCCTTCTTCTTCCCAGCAGTGCTCAAGCAGACGCTGCTTAACAAGCACAAGGAGGCCCAGCAGGCCTGCCGGCCCCACAACTTGCCTATCCTGCGGGCGGCCCAGCAGCGGGAGCAGGAGGTGAGTGAGGCTGCTGTGGGCGGGCAGCTCCCAGAGGCCATGTCTGTTCCATTTCGGAAGGGGCTCCAGCATTCGGGGACTCCTGGGAAGCCCCATGATTCCTCTGGCTCCTGGTGGGTTTTAGGCTGGGGTGGGAGGCCCCAACTTCAGTTCCTGACTTGGCCTCCAGCCCCTGTTGGGCCCTTTCCCTCTTCCGCATTGTAAAAGAGATGGGCACACCAGGGATGTAACAATATactctaaatggttgtgggtacccacactgggttgtaggagagacaggaccaggatagggagaccagagcgagtacacagctaagctgctcctaactgacaagaatggctgttggccaactgtcacctagctcaccactaggccagggtctttgaaaccagcaggcaaggtaaaaggtttaaacagttttaattatgtttgactaaataAAGCTGGggtaggggattctacactagaacctaatgggcaaaaccacagggcaaggggaggacttgactactctaattctacttgacctaggccaggctgggcataaaggagcagttctggagtctctggggggctgcttcagacctggttccagccaggtttgaccagcacagctaaaggggctGAGGGTGGCTCTGAGAGTTTCTcccggtaatccacagatgatcacaggatgccaagagccaaggtggtccaaggtacccaagtaggaGAGTGCTTGAGGTGCTGTCCGCCAGATCCCAAACCCttctccacttggtgctgctctgtagttcttgtccacttgctgaaagccgcCACCACTcgggatcccagggaatcaggatgcaggtctgagatctcccagggctagcaacagtttgtgccaacctcTAATGGAGTCTCTttcagagcacaagcaacttcctgctccttcattccatcttggaatgctccagcccttcctgctaggtccaacactattactaactaatcttcctcacaacaccatcTTACCCAGAGGCTGTCTTGGGAGGGCACCCACGAGGAGCCTGCTTGGGCTCTGGCTTATGGGTGCCCCATCCTCCTTAGTCCCCATCCTAGGTGCAGCCTGGCCTGGGTCAGGCCCTCCTTCCTTGGGGCAGCAGCCCTTAGGCCTGGCCACATTGTGCTGGTGAGGCTTGGCCTTGGCCGGaggctgctggtagagaagtcagTGACTGGATCTGGGCTGTTCTTGGCTGGGCGAGCAGGGAGCTCTCTTGTGTGCCCTCCCGGTGCGAGGCCATCTGCTGGAGAGCTGGCAAGAGCCACGGCAGTCTGGGGGTCAAGGCGTTCGCATCCAGGGCATCGGGGAGGGATTCCTGAAGGAGCCGGGCCTTCCTGCATGGGCATGGTCTTGGCAGGAAAGCCCAGCGGCTTGGGACTTGAGGATGGCCAGATCGAGCCAGATCCAGACCGCTGAGCTGGTGGGGACTTAGAGGAGGGGCAGGGCTTGCCTTTACTTCCTTGGGGgtggttctttttttaaagcaaacccttgccttctgccctagaatcaatCCTGAGtgccagttc encodes:
- the DGCR6L gene encoding protein DGCR6L isoform X1 → MERYAGGYEEAADGARQQERHYQLLSALQGLVKELPSSFQQRLSHTTLSDLALVLIDGTVFEIVQGLLEIQHLTEKSLYNQRLKLQNEHRAVLKQTLLNKHKEAQQACRPHNLPILRAAQQREQEAVEHRIREEQRMMDEKIVLELDQKVVDQQSTLEKAGVTGFYVTTNPQELTLQMNLLELIRKLQQRGYQPGKPFP
- the DGCR6L gene encoding protein DGCR6L isoform X2 gives rise to the protein MERYAGGYEEAADGARQQERHYQLLSALQGLVKELPSSFQQRLSHTTLSDLALVLIDGTVFEIVQGLLEIQHLTEKSLYNQRLKLQNEHRVLKQTLLNKHKEAQQACRPHNLPILRAAQQREQEAVEHRIREEQRMMDEKIVLELDQKVVDQQSTLEKAGVTGFYVTTNPQELTLQMNLLELIRKLQQRGYQPGKPFP